The following DNA comes from bacterium.
TAACCGCAGGAGGCTGGGCGGCCGTAGCAGGCGCTGTAACAGGCTTGGGCGTCGCTGCTGCCTTCAAAGCTTCATCGGAGAAATCAGGATCCAACTCCAGGATCGGCTTACCGTTCGCGTCTGTTGCCTCCCTGTAAACCTTGCCTCGAACAAGATCCGGATCGTGTTTCTTTACTACATGCAGATCGAGTTCGCCTTTGTTTACCAGTCCGAAAACCGGCTTTCCTGCAGCATCGACGCCTTCTTGATATACGATCAATCCTTTGTTTTCCCACATCGTGCGTCGAAAATTGTGTGCATCTTCCAGAAATTTCACTCTTTCATCATATGTGGGCGCCGAACGCTCCAGATTCTTTAAACGGTAACCACTGGGGTTATCAGCCCAGGCATCTACAATGATTTCGAGCTCTCCACCTTTTTCTCCTGAACCGAAAATGCGGTGTTGTTCTCCTAATCCTGCGAAATCTTCATCCGGATGAAATATTCTGTTTCCTAAATGGCCATCTTCGTATTTGACGCCGTTGTTACCCAGGAACATATCCGACTTAATGAGCTTTTCCATTTCCTCCGGAGTTAACTTACGGCCACTGACTTGATACCATCCGTCTGGCCATTTCTGAAGGACCAGTATAGGTGGGCCACCTTCCGGATTTGCGCTGCGGATTGCAGGTGAGTAAATTGGATTGTCCTTAATGCTGTCGAGCACCTTGGCTCCCTGAATCTGCCCTTCAACTGCCGCGACGCTTTCCCGATAAGCGCCGGGCGTGTAAAAAATCTTGACTACGATGTCATCGATAGGTGTTCCGTCCGGATTAAGAACTCGGAAGACTTGACCAAACGTTCCGCCGCCGAGCCACTCCCCCAGGATTACGCGCTGTGGCGCTTGCCCCGGCTTAAGTCCCGGAATGACAATGGTAGTTCCTTTCAACTGTTCAACGATTTCGAGTATTTGCTTTTTAAGGCCGACAATTCTTAGCATGTCGTCTTTTGTTTTTGACTGCTTGTTGACCGTGGCGTTGTATTCTCCAACTTTGCTCCACAGGTCATCGATCGGGGTCCCGATATCTCCTTCTACTTCCGGGAGGAAGGTTTCGGTGCCGCCACCTTTTTTTGGTGGCGGAGCTGTAGCAACTTCATCCGCTAATTCTGTGCCTCCAGGACTTCGGGCTTTAGGATCCTGAATTCCACCCGGACGTTCGGAGGCGACTTCCGTTTTTGCAGCGTGGAAATCAGAAGTTCCGGCAACTGTATCAGCTGCTTTTGCAGCAGCCGCATCCTTTGCTAACTGTTTTTGTGCCGCTAAGGCCTTCGTCTCCGCAACAGCCGCGCGCCAGGCTAGAAAATCAAGCGGAAGTAAGGCAACGGAAAGGGCAATGCTTTCCACGCGGGCTTCCAGAAGATCTTGATAGTGGATTAAACCTCTGAAATCCAAGCCGCCTACCGCGGCCGCTGCCTGAGCGGTGGAAAGGTCCCCCAACGTCATTAAGGCCAACCCACCCTCGGCTGCAATAAAGATGAGTCCGAGTCCAAGGCTTACCAGCGGTACGGGAGCAGTTACTGCCAGTACAAAAGCTTCTCCGCCGTGCAAGATTAATTCCCACTCCTCATCGGAAGCGTCCTGCGCATCGAAGCTCGAACCAAGCCCGCCCATCATGGAGGTGATTAACTGCTCTCCGAAAATCGGCGCGTAAGCTTTCGCAACTCTTGCAAGTAGACGGCGGTATACGTGGAGCCTGAACTCCTCCATTAATTCTTCGAAAGTTCGAAGTCCGGTCAAATGAACGATCTGCTCATTGAACTTCTGATCCAGTCTTTCGATTGCTTTATCCAGAGCGGCGCTGGTCAGCCGAGCGCGTTCCTCGTCTGTATAGTTGCCGTCCCTGATTTGTGCGAGCACGCGCCATAACGGGCCAGATGTGAGGTCTTCTACTTCAATTTCGGCACTCAGAAGAGGGTCTGAATTCAGGGCCGCCAGATACTCATTCAGCGCTCGATTCTCTTCTTCCTTAGCCTTCTTTACCATCTGATCCCAGATCCGCTTTTTCTCAATCAGGGTTCCCGGGATCTTATCGATGTAGGAGTTCGCATAGTTCTGGTAATCGGTTACTACTTTGTGTTTTTCATTCAGGACTTGATTCTTTTGCTCAACGATTTGAGCCAGAACGAAAAGCTCATCTATTTTCTTTCGGCGGCGCTCTTTAAAGGCATCGTTCTCGGGCAATCCCGGTATCAGAAGTAAGCGATCGCGTTCTTCTTCTAGTTTTCGAATGCGGTTTTTCTTCTCGGTTTCATAAAACCATGTCGTTCGATGCAGCTCTGCCAGCTCGGCTCCGATTTCATCCAGTCTGCGCATCGCGTCTTCATACGGCATGCCCACAATGCTGTCTGTGGGGATTTTGCCTGTTCCCTTTTTCAGCAGGTTGAGATTGGCTTTTTCTTTGACAAGCTCGGCTACGCGAAAATCACGAACGATAAACGCCGCCTGGCGCGCATACGGAGCCAGGATCTGGTCTTCGAATCGTTCTTCTGCGGACTGTTTAGCCTCATCAGCATAATGCTGGCGAACTTTGTACGCGACGGGATCTTCGAGGATGGAGATTTTATCCAGCACATAGCTTAGAACATTGTTTTTCAATGCCTTGTTCGTTGTTGTAGTTTGCGCGTCAATTGCTTCGACTACGACACGAAGAAGGTCAATTTTTTCTTCCTTAAATGCTTGATCCACGAACCGGTAGACCGCCTCGTTGTAGTTTTCTTTGGCAGCTTTACCAACCAGGTTCCGGGCTTGCTGATCATCTTCAACGGATATTTCGCTCGAATCTTGCTGCACGCTGACCGGCACACGAAACGTCGCAGTGCCATCAGCACCCGTTAGAGATTGATTCGGATCCTCATCACTCCCGGTTTGTTCGTCCTTGATGCTCTGCCATGGCAAAAGCGGGGATGGATAACTCGCAATCAGAAGATTTGCATTGGCGACAGGGTGGTTGACCTTCGTGCCGGCCTGAAGAACCTCTTCTGTTGCTTTGACCTTGACTGTGATAACAACAGTTACTGGTTTTGCTGCTTCTGTTTCAGTCCCCGAACCGGCAGGTGAAATGCCCACAAAAAGCGAAAAAATCAGGAATGCGATGATACAACGATCCGTGAATTTCATATTAGTGATCACTGCAGGTTCAGGAAGAACCAGCCTTCGCGCGCATTTCCGTTCTGGTGTTCAACGACCAGGCGAATCGTCCATTCTCTTGATCCGCTTAACTCCGCTGCGGGAATCGTGCCTAGCACACCGTCCCGCACTGGGCGGTTCAGTTCCCCGTTGATCTTTTTCCATTGCGCCGGTTTTTTCCCGGCGCCTATTTCTATATGGCCCCTTTGAAACTGATTCGCATCGGCAGTACCGGTTACTTGAACAAAAGGCTGACCCTCTTTTCTCACTACAGCTACGCTATCGATTTCCGGGATCAGGAAAAATTTCGGATCGGCATTCAACGCGGCTTTCATATTCAGTACACCGTAACCTGTGTGCTGATCTTTCCCGGGAGCATCCAGATCTATTGCCGAATGCAGCAGCATTCGCTCCACGTCTTCATTACTCAGCTTTGGATTCATCGAAAACAGCAAGGACGCAGCTCCTGCGACGATCGGAGCAGCGAAAGAAGTTCCGCTGGCACGGTAATATCTTTTATCTTTGCCGACATAGGATGATCCAATCTCATATCGAACGCCGCGGATATCTCTCAACAAATCGGTTCGTCTCGCGCGCAGACTTAGCACATCATCGCCCGGTGCGGAGATGTCAATTCCGTCACCATAATTGGAATAGACGGCTCTGCTATCCTTGACGTCACTTGCAGCAACCGCGATCACGTTGTTGAGGCCCGCCGGGCTGTAGTTGCTTATGTCAATCGCTTCATTTCCGGCGGCAACCACAATCACGACGCCTTTAGAATGGGCATAGTCGACCGCCATCTGTTCGGTTCGCGTGAGGTTATTGCCTCCTAAACTCAGATTGATGACACGCGCGCCATTGTTTGCAGCATAAATAATTGCTTCCGCAATATAAGAAGCGCGGGTATGACCAAAACTATTGAGCGCTTTGAGCACCATGATTTGTGCATTGGGACTCACGCCGGCAATGCCGATACCATTGTTGTGCGCGGCCGCGATCACTCCTGTCACGAACGTTCCGTGTCCGCCGTGATCCCATGGTCTGTTGTTTTTTTCAACGAAGTTCCAACCGATCCTATCGTCCACGTAGCCGTTTCGGTCATCATCTCTGTTGTTTCCCGGAGCTTCATCATGATTGTTCCAGAGATTGCTCCAGGAAATGTCCTTGTGGTTCCAGTCCAGTCCCGTATCGATTACCGCAATTGTTACGGGACTGCCGTTCTTTACAAGATTCCAGACGGAGTCTTCTCCCGCTGTGAAGCCGGCTCTCTTGATGGCCCACTGGTCATCGTAGCTTTGTTTCCAGCTCGAACGACTGAAGAAATACGGATCGTTCGGTGAAGCCTCACTGCGAACGAAATTGATTTCTACACGTTCGACGTTCGGAATCTTTTCAATAATTTTCCGGATAGCGTCTTCTAATTCGGGTGAAAATCGGAGTGCCTGAAAATTGTGATCGGGTAGCTCAAAGGAGTGATCTAAATATGGAGTGAGTTGATCAAGAGCCGATTTGTCTTCATCTGTAATTCCCGGCGCTTTCCTGATAATCACAATCAGACCCTTCACCGGTGAAAGATCGAGATTGACGGGAACATCGACCTTGGCTGGAACCTTCGATGTTCCGGAAACAGCAGGAACAGGCGATGGCGCCGGGGGTGTCGTCGCCAACTTTGGCGCAAACGCCGGGTCGGGAGCGTAGATCGGTTTTCCGCTTGGATCCGTACCAACACGCTTGTAAACATCCGTAACCAGATCGGGATCGTACTGTTTTACAATATCCAGGTCGACTTTGCCTTCATCGATCAGTTTGAAAATCGGACGCCCGTTGGCGTCTTTTCCAATCTCCACATATTTAATGAAGCCCCATCTTTCCCACATTGCCCTTTTGAAGTTGCGCGCATCTCGAAGATGCTCGTATCTTCCGATCGTGGTGGGTATTGCTTCCAGGCTTGGGATATGATTTTCGTGCGGGTTCATTGCCATCTCTAAGCGGCGTCCTTCGACAACTCCAGTATCAACATCCACTTTTGCTAGACGGTCGCTTTCACCATACCCTGCATACTTTTCTCCTTCTTTGAATAACCTGTTTCCCAGGTGTCCATCCTCCGAAATGATGTTTAAACTCGTTAGAAACTCATCCGTTGCCATTAGTTGATGCATTTGCTCTTTCGTTAATTTCCCTGATGCGGGACGCCATCCTTCCGCGTATTTTTGAAGCAGAAGAACCGGCGGCATCCCTTCCAGGTCTGCGGCACGGACGCCTGGATAATAAATCGGCTGGCCCGGTATCGCTCCAAGAAGCTCAGCTCCCTCTTTTTGTCCTATGGCCGCTAACTCGCCCGCGTTCTCCGCTTTTGGATTATGGAAGATTTTGATGACCATGTCGTCAATTAGAGTGCCATCGGGGCGTCGTACACCAAAAACGAGCCCAAGTTCTCCGCTTCCCACGTAATCATCAATGATTACCTCTATGTGCTTTCCTTCTCCGGTTGGTACAACGACTTTTTTCCCCTTGTACCGCCGGGCAATTTCTTGAATTTCTTGCAATGCCTCTTCCGCGGCAGCAGCATCTTTTGCTTTCTTTGCGTCTCTGTACTTTTTACCCGCGTCCCAAAGATCATTGAGATCTTTTGTTGGAATAAGATCCGATCGCGCCGCAGTGACCGGAGCTTGCGGATTCCGCACCGTCACTTCGGTTTTTTCAGGTTTTGCAGTCACTACATCATCTTCTGAGCGTTTCGGTGCGACTTCGGTTTTTTCAGGAGGTGGGGAAGTCCCTATATCATCTTCTGCGCGCTTGGTTACCACTGAAGTTTTGTCTGGAGGTGGTGCGGTCCCGATATTGTCTTCAGGATTGCGCGCTGCTACTTCGGTTTTTTCAGGAGGTTTGGCGGTAACAACATCGTCCTCTACCCGTGGTTTTGCAGCTGGACCGGCAATTTCAGTAACGGGCTCGGTTAGTACAGACCCTTCCTTTGCTGTTTGCGCAGCGGCTCTTTCCGCTCTCGCAAGCTTTGCTTGCTTGAGCGCAATGGCAGCGCCAAAGACGTCCAGAGGCAAAAGCGCAACACTAAACCCGAAAGCAAATCTCTGAGTGCTGAAGTCCTGTTCGTAAGTGTAGAGGCTTCGTTGATCCAGTCCTCCTGCTTCAACAGCATCTCTTGCGGAAGCAAGGTCTGTCCAAACGTAATAAGTGCGGCCTCCTTCCAGAGTAACGGACACCAGCGCCACGCCCAATCCAACCACTGGAAATGGAATGGTGACCGCCATCGCCACGGCTTCACCGCCGCGGAGAATCAGCTTCCAGTACTCATCGTCAGCTTCCTGTGCCTGAAATGTGGACCGCATCGCTCCAAAGATGGCGCCAGCCATCGGTCCGTAGTACTGCGAGTAATGAGCGGCAGCCCGGTCAAAAAGAGAATCGTAAACTCGCAGCCGAAACTCGTCCGTCAATTCATCAAAAGTCCGAAGTTGAGTGAGATGGGCAATCTGCTCATTGATGTTTTCATCGAGACGGTCAATGGCGTCGCCAAGAGCCTCATCTATCAAACGATGTTTTTCCTGATCACTCTTGTCGCTTTGTTCGATTTCAGTGATGATGCGCCAAAGCGGAACACCATCTACTTCCGTACTCAAAAGGGCATCCGTATTGAGAGATTTCAGGTATTCATCTCGCGCCAGGTTCACTACCTGCTCAGCATCTCTGTATTTCTGAGTTCGATAGTCCATGTCTATTTCCATCCCTTCAGATGGGATGACGAATAGGTCGTCATAAGCATCGTCAAGAACTTCAAGAGCGCTCTCAAGAGTCTTGTTGTTTTGCGCTACGATTTTGGATTGCTCAATAAGACCGTCGATTTTCCTGTCGCGAGCCTGGCGCCACAAATCGTTGACCGGGATGCCTGGAATGGTTAGTATTCGGTCCCTTTCCGCCTCCAGCTCAGCGATGCGGGCCAGTTTCTTCTGACGTTCGGAGTAGGCGAACACGTTGATGGCATAAGGCATCGTCCGGTTCAACTCTGCGATTTCGCTTCCAATTTCATCCAGACGTTTCAGCGCGCTTTCCAAGTCATCTTGTGCAGGCGTAAAGACACTGTCAGCGGGAGCATCTTTCTCTTTCTCCTTCAGAAGATTCAGCAAAGCCTTTTGATGCATCAGCTCTGCGATTCGGAAGTCGCGCAGCATCAAAGGAGCCTGCCGGGTTGACCCCATTAGAAATTGATTTCCGTATCGTGAAGGAAAGTTTTTTGCTTGCTGTTCATAGGAAGCTCGTACCACGTAACCTTCGGGATCTTCCAGGATGGCAATTTTATCCAGCACATAGTTCAGAACATCTTCTTTCAGCTTCTTATTCTTTGTTTCAGGTTGCGCGGCAATGGAATCAACCACCGCATAAAGAACTTCGATGTCGCCTTCTTTGAAGGCATCGTCAACCAGGCGGTACACCGGCTCGTTGTAGTTTTCTTTTGATGCTTTCTCAACCACGCTGCGCGCGTGCAGCACTTCTTTACTGAGCAGGATTATCGGAGCTGCAGTGGACTGATCTGTTTTGAATAAAACTTGTTGTGTAACGATCGGCAAGATGAATGTGGCATTGCCATCCAGATCGGTTACCAGCTGAATCGAGTCCTCATCATGGGCAGTTTCTTCATCCTTGACACCTTCCCATGGGAGAGGTGACGATTGAAAGCTAGGAATGAGGAGATTCGCATCTGAAACAGGATGATTAACTTTTGTTCCCGCCTCAAGGACCTGTTCTGTCGCCTTGACTTTGACGGTGATCGTGACAACCGCGGGTCCGTTTCGATTTTGCGCGCCGCTCGGAGCAACCGGCACCGTGATCAAACCTCCCGTGAATGCGCTGTCGCTCCGGTCAACCTCTATTGTTATGGAATCGCATTTGTCGCAGATCGGCGTGACTTCTCCAGCCTCTAACAATGTAGTAGGAATGATTAAGAAGATGGAAAGATAGATTCTTAAGAGATTTGAAAAGAATCGGTACATCTTCCGTCCACCCTAATTCAGTTTCAGATAAAACCACCCTTCGCGAGTCTTTCCATTTTGGTGTTCCAATACCAGGCGGACTGTCCATTCTGCTGATCCTGCAAGTTCGGTTGGCGGTATGAAACCGAGAACTTTATTTCGCACGGATTGTTTTAGATCTGCAGAGACCTTTTTCCATGAAGTGGGTTTTTTTGTCATTCCGATTTCCAGATGCGCATTCTTGAACTGATCGGCGTAGGCCGTGCCGCTGACCTGAACCAGCTGTTTGCCTTCTTTGGAAACGACCTGGACATTGTTAATCTCAGCATTCAAGAAGAATTTGCGATCAGCTTTTAATGCGGCCCTCGCATCCAATATCCCGTAACCGGTGTGTTTGTCTTTTCCAGGCACATCGGCGTCTCTGGCAGATTGAACTAGCATCCGTTCTACTTCTTCATTTGTTAACTCCGGATAAATCGAAAAAAGTAAAGCGGCTGTACCGGATACAATCGGCGCGGAGAAAGAAGATCCACTGGCGCGGTAATACCTCTTATCTACACCAACATAAGAGGTTCCCGCAGTGTATTGCACTCCGGGGATATCGAGTAAAAGATCGGTTCGTCTGGCACGAAGACTCAAAACATCATTTCCGGGCGCTGCAAGATCGATCTCACCAAAATTGGAATAAACGGCCCTCTGATCCTGAACGTCGCTAGCCGCGACTGTAAGCACGTCTCTTAAACCTGCGGGACTGTACTTGCTGATATCGACGGCTTTATTTCCGGCAGCAACAACAATAACTGATCCTTTGGACCGCGCGAAATCCACGGCCAGTTGTTCTGTTTTGGTAAGCTCGTAGCCTCCCACGCTTAAGTTGATTACACGCGCGCCATTGTTGGCTGCATAAATGATCGCTTCCGCAATGTACGAAGCTCGCGAATGGCCAAGACCGTTGAGAGCCTTCAAGACCATGATCTTCGCGTTTGGATTGATACCGGCAATTCCTTCTTTATTGCCTGGTGTTGCTGCAATGATTCCGGTAACAAACGTGCCATGGCCATTGTGATCCCATGGCGTAGTCGTTCTCTGATAAAAATCCCAGCCAATGAAATCGTCCACGTAGCCGTTCTTATCATCGTCTCTTCCGTTCTCCGGAATCTCTTTCGAGTTCGACCATATGTTGTCCCAGGAAATATCCTGGTGATTCCAGTCCAGTCCACTATCAACAACGGCTACCACAACAGGATTCTTTTTGAGCTTGATATTCCACGGTGAATCTTGTTCACTTGTATAACCCACGCGTTTGATAGCCCATTGATCATCAAAGTTTTGCTTCCACGATGCTTTCGAGTGGAAATAGGGATCGTTTGGCACATCCTCCGGTCCGCGGCACGGATTCACTTCGATGTAGGAAACATTGCTTAGCCGGCTGAAAGAGTCCTGTAATTGTGATGTGAGAGTGTTCGGGTATTCAAAATTCGTGAAAATATGTTGTCCGTCGGTAAAGATCTGCCGAATTGAAACTTGCGATCCTAGTTTTGGCAACTGGTACCCGACTTTCGTGAGAAATTCATTCGGTACTGCATCGAAGGCAACAATGGTGCTGTCCGTTGGCGTTGCGTCGACTTTGAACGAGTCTTGAATTCCCACGTCTCTAGTTAAGCTGCGATTCGCCTGAGCAATTTTTGATTGCACATGAACTTGTTGATTAGTGAATTCTATGAATCCGTCCGATCCGGTTTTGAGGTGATTCGGGTTATCCTGATGACCGGTCTGCGAGTCTTTTGTGCTTCCGGCAACATTCGGCAAATCAGGGATCAACTCCTGAATCTGGAGGAGTGCATCTTTTACAGCTTCATCAACGTTTTGTCCGCGCACGATAACTTCGATTGTTACTTTGAAGCCCTCTTCACCGGTGAGTACAGGCTGATCCTTCTTTTCGTCTGGCGGTTCGGGCGCCGGATCTTGAGGCGTCTCCTCTTTTTTCTTATCGTCACCGATAATTAATGCAGTTAAGCTGCTCGATTCAGCTTTGTTAGTTCCCGGTCGAATCCGGAATTCCTCGGTGGGTCCCCAATGTGGATTGTTAAAAGTGAATCCACCGAAGACATTGTGATTCGGAGTAAAAAACGTTTGAGCATCTTTGGTCGTTATGTCTAAGTAATTGCCCAACGGTTCGCTTGTGGTAGTCGGATCACGAAAATCACCTGTAAATGGCGGTGTATTTACCGGGCCATTCGGGATATCAACAGGATTGTTAATGCCGCCGGAAGTGGAAAACAAGTTCGGCCTGCCATCAGTGATTACCGGTGTTCCTCCGGGTGGCACGCTGATTCGGAGCTCCCGGCTTCCAGGAGCACACGGACCCACGCTGAGGGTGACAGTGAAAAACTGTTCCTCCTGATCCGTTACTTTTTCCGGCTTTTGTCCTTTGCATTTTTTCTCACAATCTTCCAGCTCCTTTTTGAGATTATCGATTTCCTTCGACTTTGCGTAGATTTCTTCTGTTAACCCGGGAATCTTCCAGTTAAGCGCCTCCATTTCTTTACCGACGTCAGCGTCCTCGGTTTCCAGTTTGTCGAGTTTTTTTTGAAGTGAATCCTTTTTGACTGGATCCGTTTCCTTCTCAAGCAGAGCCTTTGTATCCCCAATTTCAATACCTAATTTGACCGACCTCTTGAGCAAGTCATTCCATCTGTCCATACTTCGTTCTTTTTCATCCATAAGGTCGTTTTGTTTCTTTTCGGCTTCAGCCAATCGCTTGGCAATATCCTCACATTCCGGACAAGGACTCAGAGGGCCGGAGCCCCCTGAGCCGTCTGCGAATTGTTCTCCGGAAGGAGCCAGGCATGCAACTAGAAACGCGAACCAGAAGACTAATCTCAGTTTTCCAAGCATGGCGCTACTCTGAAAATTCTCTTATTAGAATCCAAATCCGGTGCGTGCTCTGACGCGATAGTTGTTTCCATCAAAGCTCGCCTCAACCCCCGCGATGAAATGGCCTGCGCGGAAATCGATTCCGGCAACGCCTTCAATCGTGTTTTCTTCAAGTACTTCCGCAAAGGAAAGCGTTCCAATTACGCTGAATCCCGGAAAGGCGGCCGAACCATCCGCCTCAAGATTTGCGTCCAGGCCAATTGTTCGAAAAGTACCGCGGACGCCTCCAAAGGGAGCAAAATGCTCAAAGTTGTAGCCAACAATCCCTTCCACAAGATGTGATTCGTAATCGAAAACGAAGTCCTGTTTTGTTACGACAGCGTTATTCGCTCTAAACGCCGGACTGACATTCATATCCATATCGACAATCGTGTCATACCGGTACTCCCCCGTTCCAAACCAGTTGCAGTCATCACAGAAAAAGAAGAGAACGCCGACGCCGACGCCCAGAATTGTTCCATCTCCGCTAAACCGTTGTTGCACCCCTGCCGGATTAGTCGGATTGACAAATTCGAGATCCACATCAGCCGGTGAAACCATGAAAGAAACGTAGGGATAGAACAGTCTTCGCCCTGATCCACCGCCGGAGGAATCTTCAGCGCTGCTTGCAAATGAATTCCGCGATGCGAAACCGCTGAGCTTGTTGCTGCTTAACGCGGAACCGCCGCCAAAGCTACCGAGTCCGATATTCACTCCTGCGCCATAGGAGTTGATGTCAAGTGACTGTACAAGTCCGTCGTTTGTTTTGTCGAGAAGCGCCTGGCTCGCTTTCTCATCTGTGGCGTCTGAAAACACGACGTTTCCGGATGTATCCCTGACTGTGAGTGTAGTCCTTGACGAAGACGCGGTGCGCGTCACGTCATCCAATGATTCAACTTGAGGCTGGAAACTTACATTGGTTCCCGGTTTCAGCGGACGTCTGGAGTACGAAAAAGGTTTTTCCGCCGTAAACGTAACGTTACTTGTTTCATTTGGTCTGACTGTAACGCCTTTCTTTATCATCTCGCGAGATTTGTGACGGATTCTTATTGTGTAAGTTCCTTCTTCCACATTTGCGTAGCCATTCTTGTCAGTCTTCAACTCGGACGAAGTACCGTCCTGCGAAATGATGGTGAGCTCAGCTTCTCCAATGGGATCCCCTGATTCATCCTGAAAGTAAATCGACCCGACTACTGCCCAGGCCGAAGAAGCTAAAAACAGACCGGCAAACAGTATGGCAAGCCGAAAAGTTAGCCCATAAATCTTTGACATTCTTGTGTACCTCCTTCCTTAACTACAGATGGAGACGGACAGATCAGAAAAAGTTAGGAGATTCTGTTTGGGTAAACTTACTTTTGCAACGCGGAGGTCCAGTTCAGGAGAACAGCAATCAAAGATGCATTGGAATCCTGGACGGGGGCATTGATAAGAAAACGGGTGCCATCGGGCGATGGTACGTACTGTTTGTTCCAACCTAAATCAGCGCTTCTCACCGTTGTTTCGAAAAGAGGTTTTGGATTGTCAGGCTCAAAACTCCCTTCCTTCTTTAACGTGACCATCATCAGTCTTTGGGCTGAGTCGATATAGTAAAGTTCTGCAGAGTCATTGCGCCAGGCCGGCTGTGAACCCCCTTGAATCGAAATCTGCCACTTGCCGCTGAGCGATGGAAAATCCTGAACGTAGACTTCCGGCAGGCCGGTTTCATCCGATGTATAAGCAATCCATTTTCCATCGGGTGAGATCTGATTCTGACATTCATTAAACCGCGTGTTTAAAAGTGGTTCGGGTTTGGCATTCTTCGAGTCGAGTACCATCCACAAATCCAGCTTTGTCTTTGGATCATCGGCTTGAAAAACAAGGAACTTGCCATCAGGCGAGAAACTACCGGGCCATTTATTTTGGGGCGATGAAAATAACACGGTTTCTGTGCTGATTCCTGTGGAGGGCTTGACGTAAAGATCGAGATGCCCATCGCGCGATGAGGAATATGCGATACGGGAACCATCCGGATGCCATACTGGAGTGCCTGCATCTGAATGAAAAGTAAATCGCGAGAGCCGGTTTCCGTTCAGCTCAATTAACCAGATGTCTTCAGCATCCGATTCTGGATTTCTTCGCTTGACTGCTATACGCGATCCTCCCGGTGCAAGCGTCGGCTCATCATAATCTCCTGGTGGTCCTACAACTGCAAGACGTGTTCCGTTTCGATCAACCCAGGCGAGCTGAGTAATTGCTCCTGCCGCCTGCTGGTATGCGAGAACTCCATCACGGGAAACGGAAAACACACCGTAACCGCTGCTCCCTTTTTGAATTTGCACATTCTCAGCAACAAGCTGCGGGTCTCCTTCCAATTGAAATTTTTCCATATCAAAAAGTTGAGACATCAGTTTCCCTTCCACCAAATAAAGGAGATAACCGGGGCGCACATATTGAACGCTGCGCGCGTTCGCGAAAAGCTTCCTGCTCTTTCCCGAATCCAGAGAACCAATCCAGACCGCTTCTTGTTGCGGCTCTAATCCCTGACTCAAGTAAAGGAAATGTTCGCCATCGGGTAAGAATTGTGGGAAGCGATGGCTTGCTTCATCTTCCTGCAATTCTGTTGCGCGGCTCGCCGCGCCACCGGTCGCAGGGATGCGATACAACGGAGACAGCACATTGGGCGAGAAAAGAATTTCATCCTTCTGATTCCACGTCGCCCCGCGCGGCTCACGGACATCGGACAAAGTGAGCACTGAGCCGCTGGAAACTTCAACTTTCTTGAGTTTTCCTTGAGCAAAAAAACCAAGGAACCGGCCATCAGGTGACCAGAAAGGATACTCCGCGCCCTCCGTGCCTGATACGCTTTTTGCTTCAATAGAATCCATGGATCGAATCCACAATACATTCTTTC
Coding sequences within:
- a CDS encoding S8 family serine peptidase, with protein sequence MLGKLRLVFWFAFLVACLAPSGEQFADGSGGSGPLSPCPECEDIAKRLAEAEKKQNDLMDEKERSMDRWNDLLKRSVKLGIEIGDTKALLEKETDPVKKDSLQKKLDKLETEDADVGKEMEALNWKIPGLTEEIYAKSKEIDNLKKELEDCEKKCKGQKPEKVTDQEEQFFTVTLSVGPCAPGSRELRISVPPGGTPVITDGRPNLFSTSGGINNPVDIPNGPVNTPPFTGDFRDPTTTSEPLGNYLDITTKDAQTFFTPNHNVFGGFTFNNPHWGPTEEFRIRPGTNKAESSSLTALIIGDDKKKEETPQDPAPEPPDEKKDQPVLTGEEGFKVTIEVIVRGQNVDEAVKDALLQIQELIPDLPNVAGSTKDSQTGHQDNPNHLKTGSDGFIEFTNQQVHVQSKIAQANRSLTRDVGIQDSFKVDATPTDSTIVAFDAVPNEFLTKVGYQLPKLGSQVSIRQIFTDGQHIFTNFEYPNTLTSQLQDSFSRLSNVSYIEVNPCRGPEDVPNDPYFHSKASWKQNFDDQWAIKRVGYTSEQDSPWNIKLKKNPVVVAVVDSGLDWNHQDISWDNIWSNSKEIPENGRDDDKNGYVDDFIGWDFYQRTTTPWDHNGHGTFVTGIIAATPGNKEGIAGINPNAKIMVLKALNGLGHSRASYIAEAIIYAANNGARVINLSVGGYELTKTEQLAVDFARSKGSVIVVAAGNKAVDISKYSPAGLRDVLTVAASDVQDQRAVYSNFGEIDLAAPGNDVLSLRARRTDLLLDIPGVQYTAGTSYVGVDKRYYRASGSSFSAPIVSGTAALLFSIYPELTNEEVERMLVQSARDADVPGKDKHTGYGILDARAALKADRKFFLNAEINNVQVVSKEGKQLVQVSGTAYADQFKNAHLEIGMTKKPTSWKKVSADLKQSVRNKVLGFIPPTELAGSAEWTVRLVLEHQNGKTREGWFYLKLN
- a CDS encoding carboxypeptidase-like regulatory domain-containing protein encodes the protein MSKIYGLTFRLAILFAGLFLASSAWAVVGSIYFQDESGDPIGEAELTIISQDGTSSELKTDKNGYANVEEGTYTIRIRHKSREMIKKGVTVRPNETSNVTFTAEKPFSYSRRPLKPGTNVSFQPQVESLDDVTRTASSSRTTLTVRDTSGNVVFSDATDEKASQALLDKTNDGLVQSLDINSYGAGVNIGLGSFGGGSALSSNKLSGFASRNSFASSAEDSSGGGSGRRLFYPYVSFMVSPADVDLEFVNPTNPAGVQQRFSGDGTILGVGVGVLFFFCDDCNWFGTGEYRYDTIVDMDMNVSPAFRANNAVVTKQDFVFDYESHLVEGIVGYNFEHFAPFGGVRGTFRTIGLDANLEADGSAAFPGFSVIGTLSFAEVLEENTIEGVAGIDFRAGHFIAGVEASFDGNNYRVRARTGFGF